From the genome of Mixophyes fleayi isolate aMixFle1 chromosome 2, aMixFle1.hap1, whole genome shotgun sequence, one region includes:
- the LOC142138376 gene encoding THAP domain-containing protein 2-like: MPTTCAAFGCSNNSKRDDRVTFHRFPSNPERRKQWVNLCNRENFFPGLHTFLCAKHFEESCFDRTGQTVRLRANAVPTIFIYPDHMLEKIDFMKKTAMTKSVEEASPQCIAATDKQTDSPCDHSYCLPSPVEIKRKIWALEKKLEIAHKKIKIYQQRERRVKRNHLSENVLVSLDRPDIYSQEILVHYSEDTEPDPETHNIAKGAT, encoded by the exons ATGCCCACTACGTGTGCAGCCTTTGGGTGTAGCAACAACTCTAAAAGAGACGACCGGGTTACTTTTCATAG ATTTCCATCAAATCCAGAAAGGAGAAAACAATGGGTTAACCTCTGTAACAGAGAAAACTTCTTCCCAGGCTTGCACACCTTTTTATGTGCTAAACATTTTGAAGAATCGTGTTTTGACAGAACAGGACAAACTGTGCGTTTAAGAGCAAATGCTGTgcccacaatatttatatatcctGACCATATGCTGGAAAAG ATAGATTTTATGAAGAAAACTGCCATGACCAAGTCAGTGGAGGAAGCGTCACCTCAGTGTATTGCAgccacagacaaacagacagacagtcCTTGTGATCACAGTTATTGTCTTCCTAGCCCCGTTGAGATCAAAAGAAAAATCTGGGCGCTTGAAAAGAAACTGGAAATTGctcacaagaaaataaaaatatatcagcaAAGAGAAAGAAGAGTGAAAAGAAATCACTTGTCAGAAAACGTTCTAGTTTCCCTTGACAGACCAGACATATATTCCCAGGAGATATTAGTCCACTACAGTGAAGATACAGAGCCGGATCCAGAGACGCACAATATAGCCAAGGGGGCAACATGA